In the Uranotaenia lowii strain MFRU-FL chromosome 1, ASM2978415v1, whole genome shotgun sequence genome, GAAGCAGAGGACATACGAGCAGACGTGGCAACGGCTATTTCCAATCACCTCAACTACCAACGTCAACCAAGATCGAAAGAAACAGAGTGGATTAAAAGAGATATCGTTAGCAGTCGCGCTTTCCTGAAAACCCACGAAGACATTTACATCACTCGGGCGGACAAGGGTAATAAAACGGTCATATTATCAGCACaagaataccgccaaaaaatgTCACTGCTGGTCTCGGACGCCACCACATACCAACAAATGAATTGTGATCCAACTTCCAAAATACTAAAACAGCTCAACACAATTGTGGAAAAATGGCACCAAGACCAACACATCGACTACTTCACGAAAACCAAACTACAAACTTTCCACTGCCACCCGCCAAGAATCTACGGCTTGCCGAAGATTCACAAACCCGAACGTCCACTTCGGCCAGTGGTCTCCACAATAGGTTCGGCTACCTATAGCGTGGCGCGATATCTCACGGACATTCTGAACAACATCGTAGGTAAAACGGAATATCATGTAAAAAACAGTTTCGTTTTTGCCGAAGACATCTCGAAGGTCCGAATCCCCGAAGGCTGCGTGATGTTCTCTCTTGATGTCGTATCGCTATACACCAATGTTCCAGCAGAAAACGCGTATGCCTTCATAGAGGACCAATGGCACAGGCTGCGCAAGTACACAACACTCTCCCTTGCCTCCCTGCAACAAGCCCTAAGCGTTGTTCTCAAATCCTCCTTTTTCAAATACAACAACAACTACTACAAACAGATACACGGTGTACCCATGGGATCATCTATATCGGGATGCATCGCTTCGATCTGCATGGAAAAATTAGAACAAGGATGCATCGAacgtttgaaacaaaaaaaatattccactgattgtttacaaacgctACGTCGATGATTGTTTCGTAGTCGCCAGGGAAAGTGATGTAGATGTGATTTTAGAGGAATTTAACAACGCGCATAAAACCCTCAAATTCACGCTCGAGAAGGAGGAACAACAAACCATTCGCTTCCTGGACATGACTTTATCGAGGCAAcatgataaaattatcaaaacgtGGTTCACAAAACAACCGGACGGACGATACTTGGACTTCAATTCGGAGAGCCCGTTTACGCACAAACAAAATACAATGTTCGCTCTTGTGGACCGCGCTCTAAAATTATCTGATCCAGAAACCAGGAAGACAAGTATCGATGCAGTGAAAAACATCTTCGGCAAAAACAATTATCCGCAAGACATACTACATAACATCTTCGAGAAAAGGACACATGCAATGTACAATACACTACAAAGCCAGATCCCCCCCCCCGAATCTGCATTTTCAAGAATGGCATCGATCCCGTACATACCCGGACTGAGCGAAAGGGTGGCCAAAATCCTTCGCAAACATGATGTGATCGCCGCTTTCAaaccatgtgacaaaataaaGTCAACAGTTTTCACGAAATTGAAAGACCCGATCCCTAAAATGATGCAAACCAACGTCGTATATTCAggaagtgttcctatatgcgcatattgggtaatatgcgcatacagccgattgacgatatggctggagattcatcatatctaattagtgcagtttgagggtaatacgcttttaacacatggcatgaaaaaattaaatgattatataaagtcgaaaaaatttaaaaattcaaacaagatttttgtcagttttgttataatatattgaactttaattattgtgcatacagattctgtgaacaaaaattttagtggtttttctttcttattcatctgaaaatcggaaattcaacaaatcggagcttttggcaaagttgtaaatgataagatattggaataatagacaggttctgaatgcccatatcaaggcaggttaaatgcctatatcgagaaaaatagattagtctaataaattttttaactttatcatttaaacatgaaatctacactcaaatcacgatcttacagcgaaaaaagaagaacttcctactgatccgatGAAAATACAATATGGATaaaatattaccctgaaatatggccatattgcaaacttaactatgtttcatgcaaaagaactagtgatgtaaaaaattttaccaaaatttcggccttgacgtatgcttatcatccgtttctaccattttcaattaaataatatcaaaatattgcaagtggtaatgaaatatagctaaaaacataaatatgcgcatttagcccgccaatttcggaaatcggctattttgacttcttttattataaaattattttcacaaaaactgtaagagattttaacggaaaaaaatctctaacgtatataaaacagatgtccgctcatgtgcatatagttttcagactcctatcttttggagtataggagaaaatgagtgctttccttaatatgcgcatatagccttcctctcccctacCATGTAGCTGCGGTAAAGAATATATCGGCCAAACATCGCAAACGTTGGAAAAAAGGACCAAACAACATGAAATCAGCATACGagtgaaaaacaaacaaactggcCTAGCGCAACACGCACTGGAAGACGACGCTTACCACACGTTCGATTTTACGAAAACTCAAATTCTGGAGATGATCAGCCACAAGTCGCATAGGTTGATTGCGGAAAAACTGCACATCAAACTGAGAGGGAACCAAGCGGTTAATCTCCAGATTGATACGAAGGGAGTTTCCAATGCCTACAACGGACTATGGACCAAACTCAGAGAGGAGAGAGAACGAGAGAATCCAAAAACTCTAATAAACCGACGTCCCGAcgacaaccagcagcagcagcagcaatagacttgacttcctttccAATTTAAGCGACGACCTTAGCAGGCggaaaaatagcttttttgtgagTGTTTTTACTTTTGTACTTTAACGTTTTATTAATTAGGCTatagttattataaaaaaattttttttctcctcattttacattttaaaatagtttctgaagatggttgaaataaacagtaaaccgaaacgtaaaaattaagcaaatctTTTCTTctaaacatcaccgaacaacaTCAACGAGAACCCCCAAAAGATAGAAAGTAAAGTGTTTGGTCATGGACAAAGTAAGCCATCTCATTTCATCAGGTTAAAAACCACTGACTACAGTTTAACATTGACAAAAATACGTGAAACGTACAATATTGTTTAATTAATAAGCAAACTTGTATTAAAGCTCGCGAACAACATTCATCGTTTGCCCGATagttggaaatttattttaaactgtaACTACTCGACTTCCCTATACGATTGACTCAAGATTTATtcataaagttttgttttatatcTAGATCTATCTCACGAATTTCACTCAGGCCAGACAGTCtgctaaagtctgtttcacatataatctggtcggataaaatagataatttctccgcaaagaaataacgtacaacaaaagtaaaaatgtcattttgtaggctttttattgcactttaaggaaaaaaatacataaaaatcattcgtccgcttttcggataaattttcgaactttttttgtgatactaCGCATCATTtcctgcacagtactgctggtaacctcattagCCATCTTgctccaccacttttccatttgagcgggttatttcatggttctgccacatttcttcctTAACTATTGACTATTAACTATAACTATTAactatttctcaacaaaatcgatcttgctCTCCTCATCCCATtaaacgacatcccggctgtagtggcagcttgccaggtccggccagaacttcaccggacctttgtgggaccgaatgaatggcaaaaccctcttctggagacattcttctttgtaaacatttccattcattgtgtccctaGTGATGAatatcttagtcttcttcccacaactacagatcccttgaaaaatcatcaacttacgagcaaatttatctgcgacaacaaatttgaatctacccgcaacattccctttacgcttcgcaaggtaaaatttgttaccgggtatttgtccaaaattcattttgacgtaagtttcgtcgccCATcgaaatgcatccgttgtacttggtcaacactttctcgtacaacttccttgtcctggttttggcaaccaggttttgtttcagcgtcctgttggggtgtttgcttgcatgattcgaccgcaagccttctcacAAATAAATTCGTCAAGCTGTATTGTGGTtcatcttgaactttttcgccaaatcacgcaaggagattccaggattattgtgaactgatcgaataacctttgctcgcagcttccggtcttATGTTccaccactgaccacactgacttgactcttagaacaaaaattcaacaattttctgtctaattttttgttgtcagcttttgcaggttcgcaataccgacggcaggtggcgaacctggaaaatttgacaaaaaatgccctgtaggaaaatggtcctgtttagcccgattttatcgtagaaattgcgtgttttatttttaaagttgggtggcatttcctaactgggatagcatttcttcaaatcgatcgatgcgcactctggaatcgacattgcgtactgtttgaaaaatgattttttttgttttttttttctggaaaaattatccagaaatggaaatcgagtgtccagtcagtatggtcagtggttccacttttacgcctggtttgttttgctcgatccaccgtaagggtctcccggtaacgttgcagtaccgaatttacagtcgattttggatatttcaggaatttcgcgatctttacccctgaccacgtcggtttctctacgtgagtgtgcagaattttctctcgcctttcgcgttccatcgtcgataacttttgactgactgcttcaatcttgatgaaattttcaccactaagtaaacaaaccatccggatcaaaacactgtcaataaatTCGAGacgtgacaactaggggcgctgcagtaaatgaaaagatgcgaccagattctatgtgaaacagactttagagGAAAACCTCATGTTCCAAAATTTAATTGTAAGTACCTTCATTCGcatattttcttaaaacctaTCTAAACAtgcattgaaaataaattttttagctTTGATGTGCTACTGGCTGATACAAGAAATAGCTAAAAACCTGGTTTGAATATTGTCCGAACGGCGAACACctttattctgcgccgcgcgtgacatGACGATTgcaaaggactgaagcaactgtcaaatcacatataAACAGAccgtaggggaaaggtttccaaaatgggcctatcgggttaaatgaccctacggctgtttgatgaaatggctgactagacagcttatctgaccagtgcattttgagggtgatacgcttagaacataaggcaagaaagaattttctgaatttacaaacacaaaaaaatttaaaaaatcatacaaggttttgatacattttgatgtaatattttgacttttaaaaattatacgtaaagaagcttaaaacaaaaacaaggatggtttttgtttcttactcaaatgaactttagaaattaaacatatttcagcttttgtggaggttttaTAATGATTAtaaagtggaataatagagtgtttttgtatgcccccatcatgtttgtaaaatgcctccatcctaaaataacaggttaaatagaataaataaatgatttttatcattgaaccttcaattctaagctctgaataacatcttaagagagaattgaagatctaaaaacagatttgataaagtttttctcatggatgaactgcctccatagtatggcaaccctaacttttgttttgttgtataaaattatattatacatagatttttatgaaacttcagctttgtcgtacggaaattattacattctagcagtttcaatgaaattatacggaaatattgcccaataaacagaaattttgttcaaaacataaataggcgcatttagcccgcacggtttgaggttcggcattttagacaacacttttaataaaatcattttcttggaaacagaagaaaattttaacataaaaattactccaatgtatagaaaacagatgcctgcacacgtatatatagtttttgttcacatattcgatgtgatatttgattaaatcagtgttctgcttaataggcgcatatagcccgctcctcccctaccgactttttggaaccagaacgtcagttcccctttgatttcaatggcattttggtaccaaaacgtcagtgcggtactgaaatgtcagttcggaaatttccttctctttcagccccttggACGATTGTCGAGCAGAGGTGCCAGATGTGCTGATTTATCAGATTCGTCCTGAtgttcgagagaccgtcctgattttacaaaaactttcgtatccgatttttgaaaatttgtgtcaaaaatgtcctgaattgtcctgattttctaaaACATATCTCAATTTTATCGAATTTGTAACTGAACTATAAAAACttcgaacaaattttcaataaaaaagttaaagtgtCGTTGTTATAACCGATGATTATCTTCGGTTCAgataatatttaaatggtgtttttggATATGAAAAGTTGTTTAATTATGGCGTTTACAGCACCTTTCGGCTTTATTTACGCAATTTAAAAAGAgctgcattttatttttattaattcaaaggtttcctgaaaaatcctgatttttttcttcgcgtAGTCCTGATTTTTGACCAAACCACCTGCCACTCCTGTTGTCGAGCCACCCCACCGTCACTCgactcttgtcaccttattcctaCCAAGGTGTGTTTATATATAGAAGGTTTTACAGTATGCCAAATTctcgattcagccattttgatcaGTGTGGTTTTGCTTTTGCGGAGctcatggagtttgtttaccaacaaaccactgaTCAGCTGAGCAAATATTCTAATGTTTGTAAACTCACTCATTGGGCGCCCCGCGCACTCCTCGCcttgtgtttctaaaaaccttgaTTCCTACAGTCGATGAAAGTGAGGTGACTGGATTGAGGTGTGGTGAGGTGAAGACTGAAgtaactgtcaaatcacatacaaacggaccGTACCGACTATTTGGAACCAAAACATCAATgacattttggtaccaaaacgtcagtgtGGTACTGAAATGTCTGTTCGAAAAATTTGCTTTTCTTTCAGCCCCTAGGAACTGAGCAAGTGACATATGTCCAGGCAAAATCCAGGAAATGATTTTCACAATTATCGACTTGAAACCAGGCTATATCTGGGTAAATTCTGCCAAAATCTAGGTATTTCTCAttgaaaatcaagagaaaaGATGAAAGATAAACAAACTAAAAACAAGATCACATCAGCAAGATTCAAATTGATACcaataattctaaaaaaaaaagctaaatatATTGTTATTGGACACACAAATCATGAATTaagcaactcaaattttagtttttgatcTGAATTTCTCTTAAAATTGTAACGTATTTTGAATATATATTAATTAATAGAAACCCCTCGTAGATCGAGGCTTTTATGGCATTAGTCAGTGGTACCAATATGAGGAAGAATTTATTATGCGAAGAACAGatgtatgaataaaagaaaagatgATCGGTCTCTTTACTTGCGGACCAGCAAACCCACAACACCTATTTGTACTGCTCCCCGAAAACCCCGAACTTAACAGTGGCGACGTCggagaacaagtttttttttcggaaagcGTGTTTTGTGCGGAACCAGTAAGAGTGTGATATATCTTCAATAGTGAGTtcatttgcgattttttttttctggccaTTTTTGTGGCAAGTGCCAGCGCTAGTGAGCGTCACTtcttatagaaaaataaattataaaaagaaaaagatttaaatatcGCGTCCATTTCGAGATCGTTTCCGGGCGAAACTAATTTCGCGACGATTTAAGAACAAAAGGGAGGCGCGAATATTCTTCATCGGTAAGCTGAGTAAACTAAGGTACGTGCAACTATCCTGTCCCTAATTTTGTGATatattttagcaaattttcgATCCGGTGCAGCCAACATGGCATTGATTGGCACGATCGATCCCTACATTTTGGGTACATCTTTTGCAAACTATGCTGAACGccttgaatttttcttttcgtGTAATAATATAACTGATGAAAAAAAGcgagatttatttttaacattttgtggCATGGCCGTTTTTAATGACGTGAAATTATTATTTCCCTCGGtggatttaaaaacattaacgTACAAACAAATAACAGATAAATTAAAATTGCGTTATGATAACACAGATACGTTGGTAGTGATTCGAAACAATTTTAGAAGTAGAAGACAGGAGTTTACTGAATCTGGGGAAGATTACATTTTGGCTTTAAAGCATATGGCGGAAAAATGTAACTTCGATAAAAGAGACGAATCCATTTTGGAACAATTGGTTCATGGCGTTAGAgaagatattcaacaaatatTGTTCAACGAAGAAGATCTTACGTTGGAAAAggcagaaaaaattattaaaaaccgAGAATCAGCAGCTAGACAGATGAGGGCgttaaattccaatatgcaCGTGAATTCGGTGAAACAACGGTTGGGCCAGAGAGATTGGAGGGGAACGGAGAGGTACAGAAATAGAGCAATGCGTTACGATAGAAATGCTTTTCGGCGTGAAAGTTACTCGGTTCCCAATAGATCAGCACCTGGACAAAAATACGGACAAAGGTCGTCTTCTGGCGGAAGATATTCAAACTACAAATGTAAGTTCTGCGGTGATATGGGTCATATTAAAAGGAATTGTTACGAGTTCAAAAACTCTCAAAAAAACTCGGTAAAATTCGTGGAGGAGGTCGAGAAACCAGAAGAAGTCCACGATTACTTCAAACGATTGAAGATGGTTTACGATAATGACAGCGATGACTCAGGTGACTATCCATGTTTAATGGTAAATATGTTTAACAGCGTAAGTGAACCCTGTCATCTTAAAGTTGAAATTGAGGAAGTCAATTTCAAAATGGAGATTGACAGTGGTTCGGTGGTTTCAGTCATGAGTAAATCTGATTTTTGTAAGTTTATGAAACACGTTCCTCTAACCAAGTGTGATAAAAAACTGGTGGTTATAAATGGgtcaaaattagaaatttttggTAAAGCTTAAGTGAAAGTTTATGTTAACAAAAAACGATATAttcttaatttgattattttgaatacTAAACATCATTTTAATCCTTTGATGGGAAGAGATTGGCTTGACGTTATCTGTAAAGGATGGAGAAACAAAATCACTGATATTTTTGCGATAAATAATTTATCGCCGGAGGACACAGAATTGaatgatttgaagaaaaagtataatttgattttcaataatgatTTATCCACTCCCATTAAGGGACATGAAGCTGaacttgttttgaaagaaagtaAGCCTATTTTTAGAAAAGCTTACGAAGTTCCTTATAGACTTCgtgaaaaagtggtagaacatcttgaattacttgaaaaagatGGAATAATAACCCCGATAAAAACAAGTCTTTGGGCCTCACCGGTGGTAATCATAATAAAGAAAGATAATAACATTCGCATGGTCATAGATTGTAAAGCATCAATCAACAGAGCACTCATTCAGGATACATATCCTTTACCAACTGCTCAAGACGTATTTTCCTCTCTAGCTGGATGCAAATTATTTTGTTCATTGGATCTGGCTACTGCTTACACACAATTACAACTTACTGAAAAATCGAGAAAGTTTATGGTAATTAACACTATGAAAGGTTTATATACATACAATCGCCTTCCCCAAGGTGcttcttcttctgcttctttGTTTCAGCAAATTatggaaacaattttaaaagggCTTGACCATGTTTTCGTTTATCTTGACGATGTTTTAATTGCTGGAATAAATTACGAAGATTGCCGGAACAAATTGATTCTCGTATTAGACCGTTTACTGGAAGccaatatcaaaataaatttaacgaagtgtaaattttttgttgacgAGTTACCTTACTTAGGGCATATTTTAACAAACAAAGGACTTAAACCAAATCCAGAAAAGGTTTCAACTATCCAACAAGCGAAAATTCCTAAAACAGTTACGGAATTAAAAGCATTCCTAGGTCTCATAAACTATTATGGGAAATTTTTGCCCAATCTATCATCGGTTTTAAATCCATTGTATAATCTacttcaaaaaaatgtaaaatttatttggaaCGGTGCTTGCGAAAAAGCATTCCATGAATGTAAATTAAGTTTGTTAAACGCAAACATATTGACCTTTTATGATCCATCTAAATCAATAGTGGTAACAACTGATGCTTCATCTTATGGTTTGGGGGGAGTGATATCTCATATTATTGAAGGAAAAGagcaacccatttggttcacaTAATTTTCACTGAACTCTGCACAAAAATCCTATCCAATTCTTCATTTAGAAGCTTTGGCAGTAGTTTCAacagtgaaaaaatttcataaattattataCGGACAAAAATTTACGATTTTCACAGACCATAAGCCGTTATTGGGAATTCTGGGAAAAACCGGACGAAATTCAATCACCGTAACAAGACTTCAGCGTTACATCATGGAGTTGGCAATTTATGAATTCGATATTTTATATCGACCATCGAACAAGATGGGAAACGCTGATTTTTGTTCGCGGTTCCCACTACCAGAAGAGGTTCCTAAAAAATTGGATCAAATGTATgtcaaaagtttaaatttttcacaagaACTTCCATTGGATTTCACTAAAATCACTTCAGAAACCAAAACGGATAAATTTCTTCAGCAAATTAGAATGTATATGCAGCATGGATGGCCAGAACATATgaacaaatgttttttgaatgtttattcTAATGCTCACGATTTAGAAGAAATTGATGGATGTCTGTTGTTCAGAGACAGAGTCATTGTACCTTCATCATTacacaataaaattttgaaattgcttcatTCAAATCACAGTGGTATTGTTAAGATGAAACAGATGGCACGTAGAAGTGTATATTGGTTCGGTATAAATGAAGACATTGAATCTTTTGTAAAAAACTGtgatatttgtttgaaaatgaattcgatCCCACATCAAATTAAACCCGGAAATTGGATACCTACAAAACGACCTTTTAGTAGAAtccatttagattttttcttttttaataaaaacgtttttcttCTAATAATGGACAGTTTTTCGAAGTGGTTGGAAattgaaatcatgaaaaatggCACAGATGCTGAAAAGGTTATTAAGGTATTGAACGTTTATTTTGCACGATTTGGGCTCCCAGATGTTGTTGTTTCAGACAACGGACCACCTTTTAACTCTGAGTATTTCATACGTCATCTAGAAAGGCAAGGTATTCAAGTAATGAAAAGCCCTCCATACCATCCTCAAAGTAATGGACAGGCAGAGAGGTTGGTTAGGGTGGCCAAAGAagtaatgaaaaagttttttatggaTCCGGAATATTTGAACATAAATATTGAAGATAGATTGAATCTGTTTTTATTCAACTATCGTAATATTTGTTTACCATCTGAGGATAAGTTCCCaagtgaaaaagttttcaattataaaccaaaaactttaatGGATTTAGTAAAtccaaaattacattttaagaaaCAGCTAGCTAAACCTTTTGACAGTATTGTTCTAGAAAGggatacaaataaaaatgattataatGATCCTTTTAGACAATTAGTCATGGGAGATAAAGTATATTACCgtaatccaaaaataaatgaatttcaacGTTGGACAGAAGCAATtttcattaaacatatttctaaaaatatgtTGCAGATTGCGCTAGCAGCTCAAACAATCTCGGCCCACAGGGGGCAGATTAAACTTCAACCGAAAACTGGAACACGGCGTAATGTTGCGCTTCGGATGCACGAAGATGATGGCCAACACGGAAAATTGGAAACGGGTCACCCTCGAGGTACGAAACGAACATGGGTGGAATCTGACGACGAGACGTTCCCGTGTTTCGCAGATACTGCTTATCCTTCTTTACGAACCATGGATTCCACCGGAATTGGAACATCGAAACAAACGAATGCTGCAACATTACGAAGATCAGAAAGagtgaagaaaaagaaaatcgaaAGTAATTTTGTATATCCTAAGTGAAGTCGAAAGGCAACCttgtttccaaaattgaattcaatataaattaatagttttttttaaatatcgttaGTGCTAATTAAAATGGAAAGGTATTGTAACGTATTTTGAATATATATTAATTAATAGAAACCCCTCGTAGATCGAGGCTTTTATGGCATTAGTCAGTGGTACCAATATGAGGAAGAATTTATTATGCGAAGAACAGatgtatgaataaaagaaaagatgATCGGTCTCTTTACTTGCGGACCAGCAAACCGACAACACCTATTTGTACTGCTCCCCGAAAACCCCGAacttaacaaaaatgaagataaatcCAAGCAAAATCCTGGCTTATTTActcaatatccgggcaaccgggatGCACCAgtattttcccattttttctctgaaaatccGGACAAGCCCGGATAAAATCGAGCGATCTGGAATGCTTGATCAGACTTAAAATGGTTGGATTGATGTAGTCAGCCAAGCTACAACATTTGGACTTATTTCCATTTTGATCTTGAAAGTGTAGTTTTTAATGCTCATACATTTGATA is a window encoding:
- the LOC129737591 gene encoding uncharacterized protein LOC129737591 — encoded protein: MQIKTTIEERAKHAFTKGRNTGIRKIENLKNKKINEINQQPNWIENTTNTEIPDFLKRVLLLGPNFNIQSKHNIPYVKFVADVESAIAKKPEAEDIRADVATAISNHLNYQRQPRSKETEWIKRDIVSSRAFLKTHEDIYITRADKGNKTVILSAQEYRQKMSLLVSDATTYQQMNCDPTSKILKQLNTIVEKWHQDQHIDYFTKTKLQTFHCHPPRIYGLPKIHKPERPLRPVVSTIGSATYSVARYLTDILNNIVGKTEYHVKNSFVFAEDISKVRIPEGCVMFSLDVVSLYTNVPAENAYAFIEDQWHRLRKYTTLSLASLQQALSVVLKSSFFKYNNNYYKQIHGVPMGSSISGCIASICMEKLEQGCIELARESDVDVILEEFNNAHKTLKFTLEKEEQQTIRFLDMTLSRQHDKIIKTWFTKQPDGRYLDFNSESPFTHKQNTICGKEYIGQTSQTLEKRTKQHEISIRVKNKQTGLAQHALEDDAYHTFDFTKTQILEMISHKSHRLIAEKLHIKLRGNQAVNLQIDTKGVSNAYNGLWTKLREERERENPKTLINRRPDDNQQQQQQ